GCGACGGTGGAAGTCGTGTATGAGCCAGTCCGCCGGCCCCTCGACGTTCACATACCGCACCTCGTTTCGAAGGTTCGTCCCCATCAGGTAGTACGGGATGTTCGTCCCTGCGTAGGCCACGCGCGAGCCGGCCGGTCCCGACCGCACGTCCAGCTCCGTCCAACCGCGATAGAAGTCCGGGAAATTCGGGAAGAACAGGAGCCGCGAATCGCCCGCGAACGGCGAAATCCGCAACCAACCGACTCCCACCATGATCCCCAACGCGACGAGCGCGGCCGTCCAGGCGACCGTCCCTCGAAGCCCCCGCTGCCATCGAGACCAGGCGTAGACCGCCAGTCCCGCCGCCAGGGCCGGCGCCAGAAGGTCGATCACCCCCGACACGCCACCCCCCTGCATGCTCCTCCCCATTCGTTCAACCAGCGGAACGAGCGAGCCCATGGCGTTTGGAATTCGAGGATCCAGATCCCACGGCACGTTGGCGTCGCCTGGGCCGAACGGCCAGGATTGGGGCGTCATGACATGCACCGCCATGATCGCAACCGCCAGCAACCTCAGCCAACGCGCACGGTCGAGGAGCAAAGCAAGTGGTACGACGGCGAGCCCGATGCCCTGGAGCATGAATCGCTGCTGCGTCCGGTACGGGATGAACAGCCAGTAAAGGGCGATGTTGACCACGGCCCCCAGCGCGAACGCCCAAACCCAGCCGTCTCCCGGCCGTCGTGATCGCCCAACCGCCCAACACCCCAGGATCGCCGCCAGCCAGAGCGGGACCGTTCGGGCGTCGAACACCGCGACAAGGATATCCCCCAGCGCCCGCCACTCGCCGACGGGCAGGTGATAAATGCTTGACCGCATCGCGTCGGGCCCATACCACCCTGCCAGCAGTGTCGCACCGCCGAGTTTCACCGTCAGTGGGTACAGCGGATTACCGGTCAGCAAAGCGTTCCTCGCGAACCAGAACGCGGAGGTCGCCGCGAGGCCCGCTAGGATCGTCGCGCCCCCGACCAGGACAGGACGCGCCGCTCGCTCGCGTCGAACGATCGCCCAGCATGCAACGGCGATTAGCGGCGGTACGAAAAGGTTGCCGACCGACTTCGTCCCCAAGGCCTCGCCGGCCGCCAGCCCCCCAAGCAGGAGAGCGGCAAGGCCGTCGCGGCCCAGTGCATAGCGGAGGAAAAAAAACGCGGCCGTGAGGTAACCGGCGACGAAGATCGTGTCGACGTTGGGCTCGAACGAGAAGAGAATCAACGGGGCGCAGGTCCCAAACAACGAAGACGCAACGAGCGCTGAGGTCCGGCTCGCCCCCAACTCGCGGGCGCTGGCGAAGGCCGCCAGACAGGCCATCGCCAGAAACGGGGCCTGGCCGAGCTTCGCGATTCGATCGCCGCCCCAGGTCGTCATCAGCCACGAGAACCAGAGGTCACCGTTGGCCGGGAAATACGTCGCCGCGCTCTCACCGAACGGCGAGGCGACAAGGATCAGCTTCCCGGCCTTCCACCACCTCGCGGCAAAATAGAGATGATAGATCGGCCCGTCGCTGACCACCTTCACGGGGTAAAGCAGCGACGGCAGGCCGAGCGTCAGAGCCGCCCAGACGAGCAGGCCGACCGCGACCCAGCCTTCCCATCCCGTCGGCTCGACGGGGGGAGGGAGATCGTCGCTCTCCGTCTGACGCCTCATCATCGCCGCCAGACCAACTCCTGCCCCTAGCAACGACCAGCCGACGAGTCCCGCCGGCTGCAAGAGACCGAGCGTCCCCAGCAGTTGCGTCCCAACTGTGATCCAGACCCAGGCGAGCAGGGCCGTCGCCAGAACGCGCGGCGTTCCACGAGGTTGACGAAGCACGCTCCGCGCGACGGACCAGGCGCCGAAAGCCGCTGCGAAGACGCCGACAAGGGTGGGCCAAACGATCATCATCCGCGTCGACGCCGCCTCGGAACCGAGTCCTAGTCCTATGCGAAGACTATACTTTACACAGCTTCGAGCCGGCTGCTATGATCCCGGCGCGGAGAAGGATCGCCCGTGTCTGAAGAGGGAGTGCGCAGATGTTAGGACAGACGCTGTCGGCCAGGGACTACCTGTCGCGGGTCCGTGACGAGATCGACGCCCTCGACGCCCGGTCGGTCGAGAACGTGAACGACGTGATCGAACGGGCCTATGACGCCGGCCGGTTCGTCTTCATCATCGGCAACGGCGGCTCGGGCGCGAACGCCTCGCACCTCTGCGAGGACCTCGCCAAGTGCACGCTCTGCGATTTCGAGAACCAGAAGCGTCTGAAGGTCCTCAGCCTGACCGACAACACGGCCGGCATCATGGCCTGGGCCAACGATGAAGGCTATGAGCGGATCTTCCTCGAACAGCTCAAGAACCTGGCCTCGCCGGGCGACGTTCTGATCGCCATCTCGGGCTCGGGCAACAGCCCCAACATCCTGCGAGCCGTCGAGTGGGCCAACGCCCACGGCCTGGAGACGGTCGGCTTCACGGGCTTCGGTGGCGGCAAGCTGAAGGCGATCGGCAAGCACAACCTGCACGTCGGCATCGACGACATGGGGATCGTCGAGTCGATCCACCAGGTCGCCTTCCACTGGATGATCGACGACCTCCACCGCCGGTTCACGGCGAAACACGAGGCCGCCTCCCGCAGCAGCAACGGCGCGAAGGCGCACGCCTGATCCCATGAGCAATCCCTGGCTGCTCGGCGTCGAAATCGGCGGCACCAAGCTGCAACTCGGACTCGGCCGCAAACCGGGTGAGATCGAGGCCCTCCGGCGCGAGCGAATCGTCCCGGAGAACGGCGCCGAGGGGATTCTCACCCAGATTCTGGAGGCGTTCCCGGAGCTTCTCGCCGAGGCCGGCGTGGCTCCAGGAGCCGTCCGCGCCGCGGGCGTCGGCTTCGGCGGCCCCGTCGACGCAGAGACGGGTCGTATCGAGACCTCGTTCCAGGTCGAAGGCTGGACCGACTTCCTTCTGGCCGATTGGGTCAGGACGAGCCTGAACATCCCCGCCGTCTCGGTCCACAACGACGCCGACGTCGCAGGTCTGGCGGAGGCGCGGTTGGGAGCGGGCGCGGGGGTCTCGCCGTTGCTCTACCTGACCATCGGCAGCGGTATCGGCGGGGCTCTGATCCTCGACGGGCGCATTTATCGAGGAGCCGGTCGCGGCGCGGCAGAGATCGGGCATCTCCTCGTCCCCGCCGAAGGCCCCAACGGGCCGGAGATGCGGGAGTTGGAAACGGTCGCCTCCGGCTGGGGCATCGGTCGGGCCGCTCGACGGCGGGCAGTTGAAATCGCGGAGCAGGGCCGCTCGTGGTCGATCGTCGGCGATCCGCGGCAGATCACGGCGGTCGACGTTGCAAGGGCCGCGGCGAAGGGCGATGAAACAGCGCTCGACGTCCTCGCCCAGGCGCATCAGGCGATGGCCTTCGCGCTCTGCCAGGCGATCGCCCTGCTCGCGCCGAGGCGAATCATCCTCGGCGGCGGCGTGCCCCTGATGGGAGAGGAACTCTGGTTCCGGCCGATCCGCGAGAGGGTGAATTCCCAGGCGTTCCAGCCGTTCCGTGGGTCGTTCGACGTCGTCCCCGCGGCGCTCGGTGAAGAAGTCGTCGTCCACGGAGCGATTGAGCTGGCGCGCGACGCCCTGGCTTCATCCTGATCTCAACGACGGCAGGCGACCGCTTCATCAAGGATTTGCTTGATGAAAGCGTGATCCGCCGGCTTCACGACGTGGTGGTTGAAGCCGGCCCGCTCGGAACGCCCCTGGTGTTCCTCGTCGTCGTAGCCGGTCATCGCCACGAACAGCGCCTTGTCCAGCAAGGGGAGCCGGCGCATTTCCTCGGCCACGCGATACCCGGTCATGTCGGGCAGGCTGATGTCGAGGAAGACGGCTTCGGGGGCGAACTCCTCGGCGGCGACGAGGCCCTCGGCTCCATTGAAGGCGGTCCGAACCTCATGGCCGTCGATCCGGCAGAGCATGGCGAACATGCCGGCCGCATCGACGTTGTCGTCGACGATCAGGATCTTCAGGCCCGTCCCCGCTGTACCGCCGTCCGAAGCTTGATGCACGAGTCTCCTCCGATCGGGACTACCCGCCGCCGCGCAGCCGAAAAGCCCCCGTTCTCAAGGGCTGATCGACCGCGCAGGAAAGGCTGCCGATGGTGTAGGCGTGCGACGAGACGTTGTTCCCTGTCCCTAGATCTTATCCGCGGACAGTTCACCTGACAATCGCGAGCGAGAGGGCGTCTGCTCGGACCTTGCTTGAATCTGGAGGCTTCAGACCGGAACGTCCTTGCCGCACGATTCCCTGCTTAGTGCTTCACATGGCCGGGGAACGCAAAATCGTGAACCTTCTGCGTCGAGGGAGGAGGAACGGGCGACAAATAGGCGCCGCCGCCGAGGGCCTGATAGGTGTTAACCACGGCCGACAGTTGCTGCTGCTTCGTTTCGACAAGCACCGTTCTGGCGTCTCGCAAGTCCCTCTGGGCGAACAGCACGTCCATGTACTCGGCGCGGGCGTTCTGGAACAGCTTGCTGGCCGTCTCGACAGAGCCTTCGAGCGCTTCCAGCTGGTGCTTCTTGATCTCGATGCTCTCGCGGTAGTTCTCCACCTTGGACAGGCGGTTGACGATCTCCGTGAAAGCGTTGATGACGACGCGCTGATAGTTGTAGAGGGCCTGAAGCTGTCGGGCGTCCGCGTTCATGAAGTCGGCCTGAATCGCCCGCTTGTTGACGAGCGGGCCGATCATGTTGCCGACGACGTTGGCGATGAGCGCCTCGGGAGTCACAAGGATGTAGCGCGGATTGAATGCCTCGTATCCGACGCCGGCGGTGACGGTCAGGACGGGCAAGAAGGCCTTCCGGGCGACCTTCACATCAAGCCCCGTCGCCGCAATCTGACGCTCGGCTTGACGGATGTCGGGTCGGTTCTGGAGGAGCTGCGAGGGAATCCCGACTCCCAGCGTGTGCAGGCTCAGGTCGATGAAGTCGGCCGTCGAGCGCTCGACAGGCTGAGGAAAACGACCGACGAGGAAGTTGATCCGGTTCTCGGTCTCGATGATCTGCTGTTTGACGATCAGCTTCTCGCTCTGGTTCTTCTGGACCTCAGCCAAGAATCGGAGCACGCCCAACTCGGTGCCTCGGGCGGCTTCCTTCAAGGCCTTGGCGACTTCAAGGCTTTGTTCCATAAGGGCGATGGTCTGATCCAGAATCTCAAGCCGATTGTCGAGCGCCATCAGTTCGTAATAGTTGTCGGCGATCTCGGCGAGCAGTTGGGACATGGAGAAGCTTCGCCCTTCCGCGGTGGCGAAGTAGCGCATCGCCGCCGCGTCCCTGGCGTTGTGCAACTGCCGCCAGATGTCCGGCGTCCAGAAGAACGTGGGGCCCATCACGAAGTCGGGCAACGGCGTGGGGATGGGAACGCCGGGGAGGATGTTGAGCGTGCTGTCGACCGCTCCAGCCCGCGTGTAGAGGCTCGGCTTGTCGGTCCCCGCCCCGCCTCCGAGGAAGAGGAAGGGGAGGTACGTCCCTGAGCGGGAGAAGATCTCGTTGCTGGCGATCTGGACCTCTTCGGCCAGGACTCTCATCTCCTGGTTTCCGAGGACCGCCTGATGCATCAATCCCGTCAGCAGGGGATCGCCGTAGAACTCTTCGATCTGAACCTGAGCGGAGTTGTCCCCGCTCGACGCCTCGAAGACGTCCGGCAGATCCGACGTCGCGTTCGCCTTGCGGACGTCGAACTTCTCCGGGAGATCCGGACCCGGCATCGGTTCACGGCGATCCGGGATCCCGCAGGACGGCAGAACCAGCAGAAAGCCACAGAGGATCGCCGACGCAATTGCACCGGCGCGCCTCTCATGCTTCGTGGTCGCCGAGCTTGCTGACTGGTTCATCCGGTACATCCTTGTAA
The Paludisphaera rhizosphaerae genome window above contains:
- a CDS encoding phospholipid carrier-dependent glycosyltransferase; translation: MIVWPTLVGVFAAAFGAWSVARSVLRQPRGTPRVLATALLAWVWITVGTQLLGTLGLLQPAGLVGWSLLGAGVGLAAMMRRQTESDDLPPPVEPTGWEGWVAVGLLVWAALTLGLPSLLYPVKVVSDGPIYHLYFAARWWKAGKLILVASPFGESAATYFPANGDLWFSWLMTTWGGDRIAKLGQAPFLAMACLAAFASARELGASRTSALVASSLFGTCAPLILFSFEPNVDTIFVAGYLTAAFFFLRYALGRDGLAALLLGGLAAGEALGTKSVGNLFVPPLIAVACWAIVRRERAARPVLVGGATILAGLAATSAFWFARNALLTGNPLYPLTVKLGGATLLAGWYGPDAMRSSIYHLPVGEWRALGDILVAVFDARTVPLWLAAILGCWAVGRSRRPGDGWVWAFALGAVVNIALYWLFIPYRTQQRFMLQGIGLAVVPLALLLDRARWLRLLAVAIMAVHVMTPQSWPFGPGDANVPWDLDPRIPNAMGSLVPLVERMGRSMQGGGVSGVIDLLAPALAAGLAVYAWSRWQRGLRGTVAWTAALVALGIMVGVGWLRISPFAGDSRLLFFPNFPDFYRGWTELDVRSGPAGSRVAYAGTNIPYYLMGTNLRNEVRYVNVEGPADWLIHDFHRRALAEGRGEWTNARPGWDRERPDFNAWLKNLRAEGVQLLVVTKVNPGEGSHNVADAQGFPVERGWADSHPDVFEPLYGPREGDPWFRLYRVRPGAGRG
- a CDS encoding SIS domain-containing protein, with product MLGQTLSARDYLSRVRDEIDALDARSVENVNDVIERAYDAGRFVFIIGNGGSGANASHLCEDLAKCTLCDFENQKRLKVLSLTDNTAGIMAWANDEGYERIFLEQLKNLASPGDVLIAISGSGNSPNILRAVEWANAHGLETVGFTGFGGGKLKAIGKHNLHVGIDDMGIVESIHQVAFHWMIDDLHRRFTAKHEAASRSSNGAKAHA
- a CDS encoding ROK family protein, giving the protein MSNPWLLGVEIGGTKLQLGLGRKPGEIEALRRERIVPENGAEGILTQILEAFPELLAEAGVAPGAVRAAGVGFGGPVDAETGRIETSFQVEGWTDFLLADWVRTSLNIPAVSVHNDADVAGLAEARLGAGAGVSPLLYLTIGSGIGGALILDGRIYRGAGRGAAEIGHLLVPAEGPNGPEMRELETVASGWGIGRAARRRAVEIAEQGRSWSIVGDPRQITAVDVARAAAKGDETALDVLAQAHQAMAFALCQAIALLAPRRIILGGGVPLMGEELWFRPIRERVNSQAFQPFRGSFDVVPAALGEEVVVHGAIELARDALASS
- a CDS encoding response regulator, with the translated sequence MHQASDGGTAGTGLKILIVDDNVDAAGMFAMLCRIDGHEVRTAFNGAEGLVAAEEFAPEAVFLDISLPDMTGYRVAEEMRRLPLLDKALFVAMTGYDDEEHQGRSERAGFNHHVVKPADHAFIKQILDEAVACRR
- a CDS encoding TolC family protein; this encodes MNQSASSATTKHERRAGAIASAILCGFLLVLPSCGIPDRREPMPGPDLPEKFDVRKANATSDLPDVFEASSGDNSAQVQIEEFYGDPLLTGLMHQAVLGNQEMRVLAEEVQIASNEIFSRSGTYLPFLFLGGGAGTDKPSLYTRAGAVDSTLNILPGVPIPTPLPDFVMGPTFFWTPDIWRQLHNARDAAAMRYFATAEGRSFSMSQLLAEIADNYYELMALDNRLEILDQTIALMEQSLEVAKALKEAARGTELGVLRFLAEVQKNQSEKLIVKQQIIETENRINFLVGRFPQPVERSTADFIDLSLHTLGVGIPSQLLQNRPDIRQAERQIAATGLDVKVARKAFLPVLTVTAGVGYEAFNPRYILVTPEALIANVVGNMIGPLVNKRAIQADFMNADARQLQALYNYQRVVINAFTEIVNRLSKVENYRESIEIKKHQLEALEGSVETASKLFQNARAEYMDVLFAQRDLRDARTVLVETKQQQLSAVVNTYQALGGGAYLSPVPPPSTQKVHDFAFPGHVKH